Part of the Cytophagia bacterium CHB2 genome, GGCGGGTTTCCTACTGGTCGATAAATATTGTAGGGATCGAAGCGAATTTCCATACCAAAGCCTCCGCCGCCGATCGTTTTGTTCGTCCAGGTGAAATTACTCTGGCCGGCTGCGCGCTCGCCTACCGCCAGAGACACAAATCCCAATACGAAAATTCTAAACGCCCGCGACATGATAACACACCTTTCCCGAATAAAGGTGAAATCATCCGGCGCCAAGAACCCTGCCCATGAAGAATGCCGTGCTTTGAAACGGTAAATTGGCCAAGGGGAAGCTAGATGTGCTGGTTGTCGATATGTTTACCCCGGCATAAAAATAGGATTATTGCGGCAGACTGCAAGAAAAACCTCACGTTGCCTCTCTAAACCCCTTATTCTCCTGAAAAATGGCTTGACTCTTTGGGGTGGATTTCCTATAATTCCCGTCTGTTGTGAAAAACGTCGTCATTTTATCTTACCCAAATTGAAGTGCAAAGCGAGGTCACAATTGAAGACGTATATGCCCGGCAAGGGCGAGATCACGCGAAAATGGTACGTCGTTGACGCCAAAGACAAAGTGCTGGGGCGGCTCGCCAGCCAGATCGCTCACATTCTGCGCGGCAAGCACAAGCCGCAATTTGCGCCGCACACCGACGTCGGCGATTTTGTCGTTGTTATCAATGCCGATAAAGTCATGCTCACCGGCAAGAAAGCGGGATGGAAAACCTACACGCATTTCACCGGCTATCCCGGCGGTTTGCGCAAGGAATTGTTTGTGGACATGCTGAAACGCAAACCCGAGTTGGTGATCGAGCGCGCGGTCAAAGGCATGCTGCCGCACAACACCCTGGGCCACCAGCAATTGCTCAAAATGAAAGTCTATGCCGGCGACCAGCATCCGCACGCCGCACAAAAACCCGAACCGCTAGAGCTTAAATAAAAGTTGTGGCATTCAGAACCGAGGAGTTCATGAAAACCGTAGCATTTGTTACCGTGGGACGGCGTAAACACTCGCAAGCGCGCGTGCGCATGTCGCCCGGCGAAGGAAAAGTCGTCGTCAATCAAAAGCCGCTGCTGGATTATTTTAAGCGCGAAACGCTGAAGATGATCATCGAGCAGCCGTTGCACGCGACGGAAACGTTCGGCAAATACGACATTGTGGCGAACGTTGACGGCGGCGGACTGACCGGCCAGGCCGGCGCTTTGCGCATGGGCATTGCCCGCGCGCTGTTGCAAGCCGGCGAGTATCGCAAAACGCTCAAAGTCGCCGGTTTTCTCACGCGCGATTCCCGCATGAAAGAGCGCAAGAAATACGGCCAAAAAGGCGCGCGCAAGCGTTTCCAATTCTCCAAGCGTTAGTTTTTGGCCGGCAGGCAAGCTTCGCAACGAAGCGGGTTTTGCCGCAATCGGCTATTCTTTTTTATTTTCATATCAATCACTCACACCCGCGCTGAGGCTCAAGGGTTTCCATCTTGGAAAAGAAGAGCCTGATGCCGGCCGGGTGGCGGACTCGTCTCCATGACGCGCAGGCGCCCAAGAGACGGGATTTGTTCAGCGCTTGAGCGTGAACAAATATCAACCCTAACAGAAGGAGTTCCATCAAATGAGCGTTACGCTGCAAGATCTGCTGGTCGCGGGCACCCATTTCGGCCACCTCACCCGCCGTTGGAATCCCAAAATGAAGAAGTACATCTTCATGGAACGCAACGGCATCCACATCATCGACCTAAAAAAGAGTCTGGAGGCTTTGCAACACGCCACGCAAGCGCTGGGGCAAATTGTGCGCAGCGGCGACCGGATTCTGTTCGTCGGCACCAAGAAACAGGCGAAAGACATCATTAAAGACGCGGCCGAGCGCTGCAACATGTTCTATGTGACCGAGCGCTGGCTGGGCGGCATGCTAACCAACTTTAGCACCATCAAAAAAAGCATCAAGCGTCTAAAAAATATCGAAAAAATGAGCAGCGACGGCACCTACGATAAAATAACCAAGAAAGAAATTCTATCGTTGGAACGCGAGCGCGACAAGCTCGAAAAGGTATTGGGCGGTATTCGTGACCTGACGCGCCTGCCCGGTGCCCTGTTTGTCGTCGATGTGCGCAAAGAAGCCATTGCCGTGG contains:
- the rplM gene encoding 50S ribosomal protein L13, producing the protein MKTYMPGKGEITRKWYVVDAKDKVLGRLASQIAHILRGKHKPQFAPHTDVGDFVVVINADKVMLTGKKAGWKTYTHFTGYPGGLRKELFVDMLKRKPELVIERAVKGMLPHNTLGHQQLLKMKVYAGDQHPHAAQKPEPLELK
- the rpsI gene encoding 30S ribosomal protein S9; protein product: MKTVAFVTVGRRKHSQARVRMSPGEGKVVVNQKPLLDYFKRETLKMIIEQPLHATETFGKYDIVANVDGGGLTGQAGALRMGIARALLQAGEYRKTLKVAGFLTRDSRMKERKKYGQKGARKRFQFSKR
- the rpsB gene encoding 30S ribosomal protein S2; the protein is MSVTLQDLLVAGTHFGHLTRRWNPKMKKYIFMERNGIHIIDLKKSLEALQHATQALGQIVRSGDRILFVGTKKQAKDIIKDAAERCNMFYVTERWLGGMLTNFSTIKKSIKRLKNIEKMSSDGTYDKITKKEILSLERERDKLEKVLGGIRDLTRLPGALFVVDVRKEAIAVAEANKLGIPVAAIVDTNCDPTPIAYPIPGNDDAFKSISLITRAVSESIVESQSGLQKELIAAEEDSDEEEFKKRMDEREFAEEEEGVEA